In one Myotis daubentonii chromosome 1, mMyoDau2.1, whole genome shotgun sequence genomic region, the following are encoded:
- the LOC132220778 gene encoding NTF2-related export protein 1: MASVDFKTYVDQACRAAEEFVNVYYTTMDKRRRLLSRLYMGTATLVWNGNAVSGQESLSEFFEMLPSSEFQINVVDCQPVHDEATPSQTTVLVVICGTVKFEGNKQRDFNQNFLLTAQASPSNTVWKIASDCFRFQDWAS; encoded by the coding sequence ATGGCATCCGTAGACTTCAAGACCTacgtggatcaagcctgcagggcTGCTGAGGAGTTCGTCAACGTCTACTACACCACCATGGATAAGCGGAGGCGCCTGCTGTCCCGCCTCTACATGGGCACAGCCACCCTGGTGTGGAATGGAAATGCAGTTTCAGGACAAGAGTCCTTGAGTGAGTTTTTTGAAATGTTGCCTTCCAGTGAGTTCCAAATCAATGTGGTTGACTGCCAGCCTGTACATGATGAAGCCACCCCAAGCCAGACCACAGTCCTCGTTGTGATCTGTGGAACAGTGAAGTTTGAAGGCAACAAACAACGCGACTTCAACCAGAACTTCCTTCTGACTGCCCAGGCCTCACCTAGCAACACAGTGTGGAAGATAGCAAGTGATTGCTTCCGGTTCCAGGACTGGGCCAGCTAG